In Dryobates pubescens isolate bDryPub1 chromosome 19, bDryPub1.pri, whole genome shotgun sequence, the following are encoded in one genomic region:
- the LOC128898178 gene encoding olfactory receptor 14J1-like — MYFFLLNLALTDIGCISTTVPKSMDNSLWDSRDISYAGCVLQLFFFIFLIATEYFLLTTMSYDRYVAICRPLHYETLLGSRVCVYLAAAAWGCGGLHALLNTANRFSLPLCQDNVLDQFFCEVPQILKLSCSTCYLRELWLLVVGASLFFVCFMFIVVSYEQIFRAVLRIPSQQGRHKAFATCLPHLAVVSLFLSTGFFAYVKPSSISSPSLDLLVAVLYSVVPPAVNPLIYSLRNQELKAGPDSAGTLSHVDGDDSGDRTQDLRAS, encoded by the exons atgtacttcttcctcctcaaccttgcccTCACTGACATTGGCTGCATATCCACCACAGTCCCCAAATCCATGGACAATTCCCTGTGGGactccagggacatctcctatgcaggatgtgttctccagctcttctttttCATATTCCTAATTGctacagagtattttctcctcaccaccatgtcctatgatcgctacgttgccatctgcagacccctgcactatgagaccctcctgggcagcagagtttgtgtctacctggcagcagctgcctggggctgtgggggtctCCATGCTTTGCTGAACACAGCCAATagattttccctgcccctctgccaggacaATGTTCTGgatcagttcttctgtgaagtcccccagatcctcaagctctcctgctccacatgcTACCTCAGagaactttggcttcttgtggTTGGGGCTTCTTTATTCTTTGTCTGTTTCATGttcattgtggtgtcctatgagcagatcttcagggcagtgctgaggatcccctctcagcagggacgccacaaagcctttgccacctgcctccctcacctggctgtggtctccctgtttctcagcaCTGGCTTCTTTGCCTACGTGAAGCCctcttccatctcctccccGTCCCTGGACCTGTTGGTggcagttctgtactcagtggtgcctccagcagtgaatcctctcatctacagcctgaggaaccaggagctcaaggct GGACCCGATTCTGCGGGTACTCTGAGCCATGTCGACGGGGACGACAGTGGAGACCGCACCCAGGATTTACGGGCGAGCTGA
- the LOC128898168 gene encoding olfactory receptor 14J1-like, whose translation MANSSSITHFLLLPFSGTRQLQLLHFWLFLAIYLAALLGNGLIITTIAWDHHLHTPMYFFLLNLALLDLGAISTTVPKSMANSFRDTRDISYAGCAAQVFFILFLLSAEISLLTTMSYDRYVAICRPLHYETLLGSRVCLHLAVAAWGCGFLYGLLHTANTFSLPLCQGNAVEQFFCEIPQILKLSCSTSYLRELWLLVASVCLVFVCFVLIVVSYVLIFRAVLRIPSQQGRHKAFATCLPHLAVVSLFLTTASFAYLKPYSISSPSLDLGVSVLYSVMPPAVNPLIYSLRNQEIKAALSQ comes from the coding sequence atggccaacagcagctccatcacccacttcctcctcctgccattttcaggcacaaggcagctgcagctgctgcacttctggctcttcctggccatctacctggctgccctgctgggcaatggcctcatcatcaccaccatagcctgggaccaccacctccacacccccatgtacttcttcctcctcaaccttgccctccttgacctgggtgccatctccaccactgtgcctaAATCCATGGCTAATTCCTtcagggacaccagggacatctcctatgcaggatgtgctgcacaagtcttttttatcctctttttgctttcagcagagatttctctcctcaccaccatgtcctacgatcgctatgttgccatctgcagacccctgcactatgagaccctcctgggcagcagagtttgtctccacctggcagtagctgcctggggctgtggctttctctatggcctgctgcacacagccaatacattttccctgcccctctgtcaAGGCAATGCTGTGGaacagttcttctgtgaaatcccccagatcctcaagctctcctgctccacatcctacctcagggaactttggcttcttgtggcCAGTGTCTGTTTagtctttgtctgttttgtgttgattgtggtgtcctatgtgctgatcttcagggcagtgctgaggatcccctctcagcagggacgccacaaagcctttgccacctgcctccctcacctggctgtggtctccctgtttctcaCCACTGCGTCatttgcctacctgaagccctACTCCATCTcgtctccatccctggacctgggggtgtcagttctgtactcagtgatgcctccagcagtgaaccctctcatctacagcctgaggaaccaggagatcaaggctgccctgagccaa